The nucleotide sequence TGATGAATTTATTTGACTACCAATAAAAAAAAACCAATCCTGGAATATGTATgatgaacatgggggggggggagaatgagtACCCCCATCTAAAGGGTGTAAGAAATGCCAAACATCAACAATAGCACatttcaataaaaaaagattgaacaAACAAATCTGATTTATTAAGAGACGCTGGTTAGAAGATGATTGGTCTAAGCTTGAGTCCagccaacaattaaaatctcctcccatcaccaaAGAATAAAGTCTCAGCTTTGGTAAAAACGGGGAAGAAAAAAGCTCAAAGAATCCTGGATCATTTACATTTGAGGCATACACATTGGCAAATACTAtgaatttattatctagttttcCTGAAACTATAACAAAACGTCCATTAGTATCAGACACTACTTAGATATTGGACAAAGGAAAGTATTATCTATAAGAATCGAAACTCCTCTAGATTTGGCCTGAAAAGACAAATGAAAACAAAGTCGGTTCCAACGGCTAAAAAAAACGTAgatgatcatatttgcatatacgagttccttgttttttttaaaaaaaaggacctTAAATTTCCTAATATATGCAAAAATCTTATTACGTTTGACCAGGTGATTTAaccctttcacattaaaactgagtaAATTAATAGTTTGGTCCATTTTTAGTATTTAAAGGAAGGGTTAAAATGTAAGTTACAACCAATCCATAAACCTTGAGAAATGGTAACCAAGCAACaagttggctaaaaaaaaatccaaaagcagcctctggggggaaaaaaacaaTCCCCGCCCACCTCCCAAAGAAAGAAAACCGACCAGTAGAAAGCCGGCATCTACAACCATGGACACCCCCCCAAAACAGTTGGTGATAGCTCCAATTAGTTTCAAGGTTGTTTATATTCCAACCTAGACGAAACAATATCCAATCAAGATATTTAATTCTTGTGTATCAAAAATACAGTATTTAAAAATACGAAAGGAAAATAGTTACAAAGGTTTACCAAAAGTAAAAGATACCATTATTCATACAGAAAGACATTGAAAAACAGGCTAAGCAGTTAGcttttaagtttaaaaaaaatctgtatgCTTCAGCATTCAAACAAAACCATTTTAAGTGTCCATCTTTAATGAGATTCTCAGTCAAATTTAGTAGCCAAAGGACGGGTTAAAAcgcttgttttttaaaaaaattccaacaaagcTTGTTTAAACTTGGCACATTCCTGCATAACCTCAAGCTAATGGTCTTTGAGAATCTTAATATTGCATTCTATAACGAATTATACCCCTTCGAGATTTGTGAATTAAGAGTTTTTCATTTAATCTCGTGTCTTCATGCAAGGACAAACTAAACAGCTAGTCTTCGGATTTTAAAAACCTTTGTGCTTCAGCAGTCGAACAAAACCTTTTGAAAGAACCATTTTGAAGTGTGATTCTGAGATGAACTGGATAGCAAAGGGAGGGTTTAAAACCCTTGTCTAAAATAACTTCTTTGAATTTAGCATGTTCCTGCATAACCTCAGGCaagtaatcttcaacaatactAATCTTGCCACCATGCTAATCATTTGTGCCTCTTCGAGATTTGCATATTAacagttcctttgttttaaattcatgAAAACAAATTATTACTGATCTTGATCTATCTCTGTTAGGTGGTCTAAACACAGGAGATCTGTTAGCTCAATCAATCATAAGCAAAGACGCCAGCATTTCTGGAAATAATTCTTGCAGAAAGTTTACAAAGAATTCCATAAGATGATTAACTTCGATTAATTCTTTGAGACCCAGAACCTGTAGGTTGTTCCTTCtacttctattttctatgttgatAATCTTCTGTCTTAACTTTTCGTTGGACTTTGATtgcttttcacaaagcttttgcaATTCATCCGTTTCCAGAGACGACAACATCACTTCATTGTTTTTTATACATTTATCGTGTTCATTAAGAGTTTGCTGAAtagaatccaatttaccatctatttgtttaaattcagaGCTGAATTGTTGAAACTTCCTATAGGCTTCTTGTGTATGACTTTGcagcaaatccataatagaatccaaAGAAGTGGGGGAACCATCCTTTTTAGTACCTCTGCCACCCCTTGATGTAGccataatgaaaaaaaatcacacttaAAAAGGAAGTTTCAAGACAGGTTGGAAAGATAATTAGAGTTGGAGCAACGGGAGATTGCTGCTACTCCATCAGCCACCACCaggaaatcccccccccccccccgcctcttaCAACTTTCTGGTACATGGAATTCAAATACTCAACCCTTTGAGAGAAGAAATCTTCCTTGTATTGGTCTTGTGTAATTGACACCTTATTTGAAACTGCTTTGAAGAGATTTAAATTTCCTAGTCAAAAGACATACTAGGTTAGTTCATTGGGTAAGGTCATTGTCCAgctattaggttagggttaaatcagggttgtcagaggttgctgGCGAGGCGCATCTCTAAGGGCCTGGAGGGTCTATTTTCTGAGTTGTATCCCTTTACAAAAAAAATCCTAGCATTTACCCAAACTTTCCTAAGAATCTTGGAAACTTATTTTGTTCCTtcattctaaattccaatgacaAGGCAGTCCCTCCTTAACCAGGGTCATTCCTAATGAACCTTCTGTGAATTGCCTCTGATGATATTTCCTAGATAAATGGGCTAGCTCTTCATTTTACTCAAGGTGTGATTTCAGCAATGTGTACACAGTTgtgtttaaaagcttctcaacTTTCTTACTTGAtagtctcaaaataaatgctggcATTCCATAACTGTTCCGATTGCCACCTGTACTAGATTGGGCACTGATCGTAGGTTACTGCAGTTTCCTTGGTTTTGCAGTTGCATGGATCTTGGCTGTCTAAGAATTTGAGCACATTCTACATGCCGTGTTCCTTTTTAACTGTTTAAAAAGGCTTGATGAGTCactgtgtgctgtctttacgacagttatttagtttataatattttcgcttagtaattcattcaatagtattttctagttagaattagaagtgtttaaagtatattcattgcatgtaaaatatatcggcatgcgatgacgtcacatccggtttcgccgcgtcttgtgggaaaacaccggtttgaaattagcgcgagggtgggggctttccacgaggctcacctgagcacaagcagttttgcaggcatgagaaatcacagtgagagcaacgctgtaagttaatagataatcgatatattgaactaagatattaatgctgatcctgttagaggtaacgtcggtagataatgtttatgctttcgttagttaaagagtcgcggatagtttgcatggaagtgtatttaaagtagtcaatggagcaggtaaactctccctgtatactgcaccttagtgtaatgtagttatagtcacctttgcaagtatttacacttgaaatgtgatattaaggaaggaacaaatactgtatcaatcttgtattgttttatcaacagttttcaccatatgttaatgtgaagagtgaacagtaaatggttaatcttactgcgatctggttcttattaactgtggtttatccggacgttaaattcggcgtttcgttacacccgaaggagaacgtgacagtgaaaaagcggcattatcaggtgtttcaagtgctgcaatgtcagctcaatccagcatcaagtcgacgccgcccagcgacaagggcagtaaaccgacatcaagtaagcccacccgggcgttatcaggtgttccacgtgctgcaatgtcagctcgatccgggatcaagtcgatggcgcccagcgacaagggcagtagaacgacatcaagtaagtccgcacaggcaagagccaaggcagaagccgccaaggtgcgactgcattacgccaaacaagaagcagttttgaaaattaaactggctgccagagaagccgaaagggccgccagaaaggcagaagccgccaaggtgctactgcgttacgccagacaagaagcagtttggaAAATGAAACTgaccaccagagaagccgaaatccagaaagaaaaggctgccagacaaagagaagaggctgccagacaaagagaagaggccgccagagaagccgaaacccagttggaaatgacaaaaatatcgacagagttgcatgtgctgcagctagaaggagaaagagaagctgccagggtggaagcaaagtacatagaacaagctgaagggtcgcgtgatctgaccgaagtaagatctactttagaaaggaccagactggaacgcacaagcgactatgtacaatctcaaatagacaggcaggctcgtctcccctctccatacgtattcgataacttccccagctacgaggaacctcagagagtcacgattgcatcacatccatacgaggaaggaaatttaccctcacggctccgtgatgaagtcaagaatgaaagaaccgacaacgctccttcacccccacaacaggacggcggggagggagaggttcactccaggacaacaattgtcagctcgaactgtacagaagtttgcggtcaaactcagtcaagccgttcttgttccgagatctgcctcactgaggtgtaccctaaagaagcacaacaagacattaccaagcgtaaagtaaccgacgagacgctaggtcagtcagttttcgttcaaaccgagcacggaaacaaacttgcacaatcagctcaagataccatttctttaaaacccaaagacaccaaggtcttcagagatgaagcaaataatggggttggcccattgccaatcagagaaccacgccagcgctcaccagataacaaagagcaggcagtcaaacggttcacgtccttacggaaaacccagaaaaggaaacctgagatacagcaacgcacccgattggcccacgaggtactgtgcaccctaatggcagaggtcacagccattataaacgcacaatcattcctacctgtgtcttctgacccagaaaacccctttatactttcgccatcaacgctccttacgcagaaggcaggagcacctcctccaccaggagacttctcagacaaggatttgtgcacaaagcaatggagacaagtccaggctctggcaaatcagttctggcctcgctggagacaaaaatatctacctttgttgcaacagagacaaaagtggacagaaccccgaaggaatcttcaagttggagacttagtcctgctcagggacaagcaagtcgctcgcaacagctggccaacggccagaatcactgctacattccctagcgaggatggacatgtcaggaagatcgaattgaagactaccgaccaaggcgatgtgaaaatttaccaagggccagttacagaagttattctacttctacccaatgactgattaagagactaagttttgtactctgctcattgtgaccttacgaaggtcaagcggggagtgtgctgtctttacgacagttatttagtttataatattttcgcttagtaattcattcaatagtattttctagttagaattagaagtgtttaaagtatattcattgcatgtaaaatatatcggcatgcgatgacgtcacatccggtttcgccgcgtcttgtgggaaaacaccggtttgaaattagcgcgagggtgggggctttccacgaggctcacctgagcacaagcagttttgcaggcatgagaaatcacagtgagagcaacgctgtaagttaatagataatcgatatattgaactaagatattaatgctgatcctgttagaggtaacgtcggtagataatgtttatgctttcgttagttaaagagtcgtggatagtttgcatggaagtgtatttaaagtagtcaatggagcaggtaaactctccctgtatactgcaccttagtgtaatgtagttatagtcacctttgcaagtatttacacttgaaatgtgatattaaggaaggaacaaatactgtatcaatcttgtattgttttatcaacagttttcaccatatgttaatgtgaagagtgaacagtaaatggttaatcttactgcgatctggttcttattaactgtggtttatccggacgttaaattcggcgtttcgttacacccgaaggagaacgtgacacaCTGGCCTCAGGATTTCTCGTCTCTGACTTACCTCCTTGCAATATTTTAGCTGGTCAGATAAATTTCCTGTCAGTGGTGGGAAGCCCTTTTGATAGTACTTGAGTGATCGAGGGAATCCATATCTTGTGGATGTACAAATTTGTCTCGGATTTTCAATAGTAATTTTTTCTGATGCTTattgcccagtgcatctgtaTGTTGTTCATGTTAGTTCTTATTCCATCTTGAATGTTATACAGGTTTTACTACATAGTTTGAATATTGTTTCATATGAGGGGTTGAGAATGGAATTGTATACAATGCTTGCATATGCAGTTTTGATCTTGTGTTAGACACAAGCTCATGAATGACTCATCTGGTTGAGCCCAGGTATTGCCTCTGAAGAAATGTCTTGGAGTTTATGTGATTGATCTCTTAAGTACAACAGTGTTCCTTAATGGTGAGTGAGAGTTTTATCCTTGTAACTGGTTTCGGTCTCCAAGGGAGTAATGCACTTTTGATGCATTTCAGATCTTCTGCATTGATTCCTGAGATGAGAACTAGAATACCCTACTTACTATCAATCATTATGCAGTTATTTTCTAGAAATTGGAATTCATTTTTGGGATttggccagcatttattgcccacttCAAACTGATATTGAGAAGGTGACACACAGCCACCATTTTAAATTGTTGCAGTCTTCCTAATGAAGGTATATAGCACAAGAAAAGACATTTGATCTACAATACCTGTACTTAGTGACAATTTAAGTTAATCCCATTTGGtttatatccctccatcccctgcctgttcatgtgcctTACTAAATGCATGAAATGTTGTTTTCGTGTCTATTTCCACCACATATTCACAGTActatgcacctaccactctgtacTTTTAATATGCCCatctccttttaaacttttcccccattaccttaaatctctgccctctcGTACTTGATCTTTATGTTCTGGGAAAAAGATCCAACTATCTACCCTTCTCATAATCTTAGATATTTTTAATCAGATCACCCACCAACTCCCATC is from Hypanus sabinus isolate sHypSab1 chromosome 5, sHypSab1.hap1, whole genome shotgun sequence and encodes:
- the LOC132393745 gene encoding uncharacterized protein LOC132393745 — encoded protein: MSAQSSIKSTPPSDKGSKPTSSKPTRALSGVPRAAMSARSGIKSMAPSDKGSRTTSSKSAQARAKAEAAKVRLHYAKQEAVLKIKLAAREAERAARKAEAAKVLLRYARQEAVWKMKLTTREAEIQKEKAARQREEAARQREEAAREAETQLEMTKISTELHVLQLEGEREAARVEAKYIEQAEGSRDLTEVRSTLERTRLERTSDYVQSQIDRQARLPSPYVFDNFPSYEEPQRVTIASHPYEEGNLPSRLRDEVKNERTDNAPSPPQQDGGEGEVHSRTTIVSSNCTEVCGQTQSSRSCSEICLTEVYPKEAQQDITKRKVTDETLGQSVFVQTEHGNKLAQSAQDTISLKPKDTKVFRDEANNGVGPLPIREPRQRSPDNKEQAVKRFTSLRKTQKRKPEIQQRTRLAHEVLCTLMAEVTAIINAQSFLPVSSDPENPFILSPSTLLTQKAGAPPPPGDFSDKDLCTKQWRQVQALANQFWPRWRQKYLPLLQQRQKWTEPRRNLQVGDLVLLRDKQVARNSWPTARITATFPSEDGHVRKIELKTTDQGDVKIYQGPVTEVILLLPND